From one Actinomyces sp. Marseille-P3109 genomic stretch:
- a CDS encoding F0F1 ATP synthase subunit delta: protein MRTGTGATRETVSQAWSPVLAAAGVEGQELGRQILALAHQVAVHSLSGPLTDPGREPEEKAVLARRLFEGTVDGRVVDLLSAMVRGRWSKPVDLITALHDLGIEAILAGAHADGAVGEIEQQLFEVHEQIAGDRELREALAPSRRTRTEARVRLAEAVFGVHISAPAMSLLRWCVRHRAEGGPLRNLRRVVELAAAMRHRTIADVVTAIPMTTAQESRLRTILERRLGTSIDLNCEVDPEVIGGARVMIRNHVLDHTVRGAVAELRTRLAG from the coding sequence GTGAGAACCGGGACCGGAGCCACCCGTGAGACGGTGAGTCAGGCCTGGAGCCCGGTTCTCGCGGCGGCGGGAGTCGAGGGACAGGAGCTGGGGCGCCAGATCCTTGCCCTGGCACACCAGGTCGCCGTCCACTCGCTGTCCGGCCCCTTGACCGACCCGGGCCGCGAGCCCGAGGAGAAGGCGGTGCTGGCTCGCAGGCTCTTCGAGGGGACCGTGGACGGGCGCGTCGTCGACCTGCTCAGCGCCATGGTCCGCGGCCGCTGGTCCAAGCCGGTCGACCTCATCACCGCCCTCCACGACCTGGGCATTGAGGCGATCCTCGCCGGCGCCCACGCCGACGGCGCGGTCGGTGAGATCGAGCAGCAGCTCTTCGAGGTCCACGAGCAGATCGCCGGCGACCGCGAGCTGCGCGAGGCCTTGGCGCCTTCGCGCCGCACCCGTACCGAGGCCCGCGTCCGCCTGGCCGAGGCCGTCTTCGGCGTCCACATCAGTGCCCCGGCCATGAGCCTGCTGCGCTGGTGCGTGCGTCACCGCGCCGAGGGAGGGCCGCTGCGCAACTTGCGCCGCGTCGTCGAACTGGCCGCCGCCATGCGCCACCGCACCATCGCCGACGTCGTCACGGCCATCCCCATGACCACGGCCCAGGAGTCGCGCCTGCGCACCATCCTGGAGCGCCGACTGGGCACCAGCATCGACCTCAACTGCGAGGTCGACCCCGAGGTCATTGGCGGGGCGCGCGTCATGATCCGCAACCACGTCCTGGACCACACCGTGCGCGGCGCCGTCGCCGAGCTGCGCACCCGCCTGGCCGGATAG
- the atpA gene encoding F0F1 ATP synthase subunit alpha, with the protein MAELTIRPEEIRSALNEFAESYKPAEVAAEEVGHVVFAADGIAHVEGLPGVMANELLTFEDGTAGLAMNLEERKVGVVVLGSFDGIDEGQVVRRTGEVLSVPVGDAYLGRVVDPLGRPIDGLGEIDAEGRRALELQAPGVMSRKSVHEPLQTGLKAIDSMIPIGRGQRQLIIGDRQTGKTAIALDTILNQKAAWETGDPDKQVRCIYVATGQKGSTIASVRATLEERGALEYTTIVASPASDPAGFKYLSPYTGSAIGQHWMYQGKHVLIVFDDLSKQAEAYRAVSLLLRRPPGREAYPGDVFYLHSRLLERCSKLCDDLGAGSMTGLPIIETKANDVSAYIPTNVISITDGQIFLQSDLFNADQRPAVDVGISVSRVGGAAQVKAMKKVAGTLKITLAQYRSMQAFAMFASDLDAATRAQLTRGERLMELLKQPQHTPYPVAEQVASVWAGTKGYLDDLDVADVLPFEAAFLDHLRRNTDILDTIESTGELSDETDAALVKAIESFRRTFASGEQMLGAQVAEPEEEPTAERTTEQLVVKRG; encoded by the coding sequence ATGGCAGAGCTGACCATCAGGCCCGAGGAGATCCGCTCGGCCCTGAACGAGTTCGCCGAGTCCTACAAGCCCGCCGAGGTCGCGGCCGAGGAGGTCGGGCACGTCGTCTTCGCCGCTGACGGCATCGCGCACGTCGAGGGCCTGCCCGGCGTCATGGCCAACGAGCTGCTCACCTTCGAGGACGGCACCGCGGGCCTGGCCATGAACCTCGAGGAGCGCAAGGTCGGCGTCGTCGTCCTGGGCTCCTTCGACGGCATCGACGAGGGCCAGGTCGTGCGCCGTACCGGTGAGGTCCTCTCCGTGCCCGTGGGCGACGCCTACCTGGGCCGCGTCGTCGACCCGCTGGGCCGGCCCATCGACGGCCTGGGCGAGATCGACGCCGAGGGTCGCCGCGCCCTGGAGCTCCAGGCCCCCGGCGTCATGTCCCGCAAGTCCGTCCACGAGCCCCTTCAGACCGGGCTCAAGGCCATCGACTCGATGATCCCGATCGGCCGCGGCCAGCGCCAGCTCATCATCGGCGACCGCCAGACCGGTAAGACCGCCATCGCCCTGGACACGATCCTCAACCAGAAGGCCGCCTGGGAGACCGGCGACCCGGACAAGCAGGTGCGCTGCATCTACGTGGCCACCGGTCAGAAGGGCTCCACCATCGCCTCGGTGCGCGCCACCCTGGAGGAGCGCGGCGCCCTGGAGTACACCACCATCGTGGCCTCCCCGGCCTCCGACCCGGCCGGCTTCAAGTACCTGTCGCCCTACACGGGCTCGGCCATCGGCCAGCACTGGATGTACCAGGGCAAGCACGTCCTCATCGTCTTCGACGACCTGTCCAAGCAGGCCGAGGCCTACCGTGCCGTCTCCCTGCTGCTGCGCCGCCCGCCGGGCCGTGAGGCCTACCCCGGTGACGTCTTCTACCTGCACTCGCGCCTGCTGGAGCGCTGCTCCAAGCTCTGCGACGACCTGGGTGCCGGCTCCATGACCGGGCTGCCGATCATCGAGACCAAGGCCAACGACGTCTCGGCCTACATCCCCACCAACGTCATCTCGATCACCGACGGGCAGATCTTCCTCCAGTCCGACCTGTTCAACGCCGACCAGCGCCCGGCCGTCGACGTGGGCATCTCCGTGTCCCGCGTGGGCGGCGCCGCTCAGGTCAAGGCCATGAAGAAGGTCGCCGGAACCCTCAAGATCACGCTGGCCCAGTACCGCTCCATGCAGGCCTTCGCCATGTTCGCCTCCGACCTGGACGCCGCCACCCGCGCCCAGCTGACCCGCGGCGAGCGCCTCATGGAGCTGCTCAAGCAGCCCCAGCACACGCCCTACCCAGTGGCTGAGCAGGTCGCCAGCGTCTGGGCCGGCACCAAGGGCTACCTCGATGATCTCGACGTCGCCGACGTCCTCCCCTTCGAGGCGGCCTTCCTGGACCACCTGCGGCGCAACACCGACATCCTGGATACCATCGAGTCCACCGGGGAGCTGAGCGACGAGACCGACGCCGCCCTGGTCAAGGCCATCGAGTCCTTCCGGCGCACCTTCGCCTCCGGCGAGCAGATGCTGGGTGCCCAGGTCGCCGAGCCCGAGGAGGAGCCCACCGCCGAGAGGACCACCGAGCAGCTCGTGGTCAAGAGGGGCTGA
- a CDS encoding F0F1 ATP synthase subunit gamma: MAGNQRVYKQRIRSTQTLQKVFRAMELIASSRIGQARRNAQEASPYDHALSQAVAALGSYSRFEHPITQERKDTNRVAILVVTSDRGMAGAYSATILRETGRLIEELVKDGKEPVIFTFGRRAQSYFSFRGTPIEFSWTGQSDRPSDEAIEEVATTLLDYFLQPAEAGGVAEVHIVFTRYVSMVSQVPEVRRMLPLKVVDVAGAGELDEAGNEALEKELAEKHGSSMPLYEFEPGPSEVLDALLTRYMGTRIRNALLQSAASELASRQQAMHTATDNAEDLIITYTRLANAARQGDITQEISEIVSGADALGAE; the protein is encoded by the coding sequence GTGGCAGGAAACCAGCGCGTCTACAAGCAGCGCATTCGATCGACCCAGACCCTCCAGAAGGTGTTCCGGGCGATGGAGCTCATCGCCTCGTCCCGGATCGGGCAGGCGCGCCGCAACGCGCAGGAGGCCTCGCCCTACGACCACGCCCTGAGCCAGGCGGTGGCCGCCCTGGGCTCCTACTCCCGCTTCGAGCACCCCATTACCCAGGAGCGCAAGGACACCAATCGCGTGGCGATCCTCGTGGTCACCTCCGATCGTGGCATGGCCGGCGCCTACTCGGCCACCATCCTGCGTGAGACCGGCCGCCTCATTGAGGAGCTGGTCAAGGACGGCAAGGAGCCGGTGATCTTCACCTTCGGCCGGCGCGCCCAGAGCTACTTCAGCTTCCGCGGTACGCCGATCGAGTTCTCCTGGACCGGGCAGTCCGACCGTCCCAGTGACGAGGCCATCGAGGAGGTCGCCACCACTCTCCTGGACTACTTCCTCCAGCCGGCCGAGGCCGGCGGCGTGGCCGAGGTCCACATCGTCTTCACCCGCTACGTCTCGATGGTCTCCCAGGTCCCCGAGGTGCGCCGGATGCTGCCGCTCAAAGTGGTCGATGTCGCCGGGGCCGGTGAGCTCGACGAGGCCGGCAACGAGGCCCTGGAGAAGGAGCTGGCGGAAAAGCACGGTAGCTCCATGCCCCTGTACGAGTTCGAGCCCGGCCCCTCCGAGGTGCTCGACGCCCTCCTGACCCGCTATATGGGCACCCGCATCCGCAATGCCCTGCTGCAGTCGGCCGCCTCCGAGCTGGCCAGCCGTCAGCAGGCCATGCACACGGCCACGGACAACGCCGAGGACCTCATCATCACCTACACCCGCCTGGCCAACGCGGCGCGCCAGGGCGACATCACCCAGGAGATCTCCGAGATCGTCTCGGGTGCCGACGCCCTGGGGGCCGAGTAG
- the atpD gene encoding F0F1 ATP synthase subunit beta: MADTTTPGTGRITRIIGAVVDVEFPPDAIPAMYNALKVTVQATSAGEEPHEITLEVAQHLGDNIVRTISLKPTDGLVRGSLVRDTGAPISVPVGDVTKGHVFNVTGDVLNLAPGEQLEIAERWPIHRQPPAFDQLESKEQMFETGIKVIDLLTPYVQGGKIGLFGGAGVGKTVLIQEMIQRVAQNHGGVSVFAGVGERTREGNDLIVEMDEAGVFDKTALVFGQMDEPPGTRLRVALSALTMAEYFRDVQHQDVLLFIDNIFRFTQAGSEVSTLLGRMPSAVGYQPNLADEMGQLQERITSAGGHSITSLQAIYVPADDYTDPAPATTFAHLDATTELSREIASRGIYPAVDPLTSTSRLLAPGYVGQEHYDVATRVKSILQKNKELQDIIAILGVDELGEEDKVTVARARRIEQFLSQNTYMAEKFTGVPGSTVPLSETIEAFRRICDGDYDDLPEQAFFNIGGIEDLERRAAELKD, from the coding sequence ATGGCTGACACCACCACCCCCGGGACGGGACGCATCACCCGCATCATCGGCGCCGTTGTCGACGTCGAGTTCCCGCCTGATGCGATCCCGGCGATGTACAACGCCCTCAAGGTGACCGTTCAGGCCACCAGTGCCGGCGAGGAGCCCCACGAGATCACCCTGGAGGTCGCCCAGCACCTGGGTGACAACATCGTGCGCACGATCTCGCTCAAGCCCACCGACGGCCTCGTGCGCGGCTCACTGGTGCGCGACACCGGCGCGCCGATCTCCGTGCCCGTGGGCGACGTGACCAAGGGCCACGTCTTCAACGTCACCGGTGACGTCCTCAACCTCGCCCCCGGCGAGCAGCTGGAGATCGCCGAGCGCTGGCCCATCCACCGCCAGCCCCCGGCCTTCGACCAGCTCGAGTCCAAGGAGCAGATGTTCGAGACCGGCATCAAGGTCATCGACCTGCTCACCCCCTACGTCCAGGGCGGCAAGATCGGCCTGTTCGGCGGCGCAGGCGTGGGCAAGACCGTCCTCATCCAGGAGATGATCCAGCGCGTGGCCCAGAACCACGGCGGCGTCTCCGTGTTCGCCGGGGTGGGGGAGCGTACCCGCGAGGGCAACGACCTCATCGTCGAGATGGACGAGGCCGGCGTCTTCGACAAGACCGCCCTGGTCTTCGGCCAGATGGACGAGCCGCCGGGCACACGTCTGCGCGTGGCCCTGTCCGCCCTGACGATGGCCGAGTACTTCCGCGACGTCCAGCACCAGGACGTGCTGCTGTTCATCGACAACATCTTCCGCTTCACCCAGGCCGGTTCCGAGGTCTCCACGCTGCTGGGCCGCATGCCCTCGGCCGTGGGCTACCAGCCCAACCTGGCCGACGAGATGGGCCAGCTCCAGGAGCGCATCACCTCGGCCGGCGGCCACTCCATCACCTCCCTGCAGGCGATCTACGTGCCCGCCGACGACTACACCGACCCGGCGCCGGCCACGACCTTCGCCCACCTGGACGCCACCACCGAGCTCAGCCGTGAGATCGCCTCGCGCGGCATCTACCCGGCCGTGGACCCGCTGACCTCCACCTCGCGCCTGCTGGCCCCCGGCTACGTGGGCCAGGAGCACTACGACGTCGCCACGCGCGTGAAGTCCATCCTCCAGAAGAACAAGGAGCTCCAGGACATCATCGCGATCCTCGGCGTCGATGAGCTCGGCGAGGAGGACAAGGTGACGGTCGCCCGCGCCCGCCGTATCGAGCAGTTCCTGTCACAGAACACCTACATGGCGGAGAAGTTCACCGGCGTGCCCGGCTCCACCGTGCCGCTGTCGGAGACCATCGAGGCGTTCCGCCGCATCTGCGACGGCGATTACGATGACCTGCCGGAGCAGGCCTTCTTCAACATCGGTGGCATTGAGGATCTGGAGCGTCGCGCCGCCGAGCTCAAGGACTGA
- a CDS encoding F0F1 ATP synthase subunit epsilon — MALHVEVVSPAGEAWTGEATQVSVPLINGELGVLPGRQPLVAVLGTGPVRLSSVDGEMHRIEVSGGFCSVDHDAITIAADHVKQDAEV; from the coding sequence ATGGCCTTACATGTTGAGGTGGTCTCGCCGGCGGGCGAGGCCTGGACCGGTGAGGCGACGCAGGTCTCCGTGCCCCTGATCAACGGGGAGCTGGGTGTCCTGCCGGGCCGTCAGCCCCTCGTGGCGGTCCTGGGAACAGGGCCGGTGCGCCTGAGTTCCGTCGACGGTGAGATGCACAGGATCGAGGTGTCCGGCGGGTTCTGTTCCGTGGACCACGACGCCATCACGATCGCCGCCGACCATGTGAAGCAGGACGCGGAGGTCTGA
- a CDS encoding DUF2550 family protein — MGQHVWMIVAIVAIALVLLTGGFLVRLRYLAGQVGSFECAMRPPGAQRWLSGVASFRLDSLEWYRLMSLSTRPSRVWRRLDLELSAARRRREQGRVVEVHCVDATAAPDSFDLAMMEESHSALVAWVESASPEQPRLY, encoded by the coding sequence ATGGGGCAGCACGTGTGGATGATCGTGGCGATCGTCGCCATCGCCCTCGTGCTGCTGACAGGCGGGTTCCTGGTGCGCCTGCGCTACCTGGCCGGACAGGTCGGCTCCTTCGAGTGCGCCATGCGGCCGCCCGGGGCGCAGCGCTGGCTGAGCGGGGTCGCCTCCTTCCGCCTCGACTCCCTGGAGTGGTACCGGCTGATGTCCCTGTCCACGCGGCCCTCACGGGTGTGGAGGCGCCTGGACCTGGAGCTCTCCGCGGCCAGGCGGCGCCGCGAGCAGGGACGCGTCGTTGAGGTCCACTGCGTGGACGCCACCGCCGCCCCCGACAGCTTCGACCTGGCGATGATGGAGGAGTCCCACTCGGCGCTGGTCGCCTGGGTGGAGTCCGCGTCGCCCGAACAGCCCCGCCTCTACTGA
- the nucS gene encoding endonuclease NucS: MRLVIASCSVDYSGRLDAHLPRATRVLMLKADGSVLVHSDGGSYKPLNWMSAPARLAVTEPDEEAAADGVREVWEVSAAKTDDRLVIRVFETISDVSHELGVDPGLTKDGVEAHLQELLAEQIEVLGTGYRLVRREFPTAIGPVDIMAKDAEGRSVAVEIKRVGGIDGVEQLTRYLELLDRDPLLAPVQGVFAAQTIKPQARVLAEDRGIRCVTLDYDAMRGMDDPTSRLF, from the coding sequence GTGCGCCTCGTCATTGCCTCCTGCTCCGTCGACTACTCCGGCCGCCTGGACGCCCACCTGCCCCGGGCCACCCGCGTGCTCATGCTCAAGGCCGACGGCTCGGTCCTCGTCCACTCCGACGGCGGCTCCTACAAGCCCCTGAACTGGATGAGCGCCCCGGCCCGCCTCGCGGTCACCGAGCCCGACGAGGAGGCCGCCGCCGACGGCGTGCGCGAGGTCTGGGAGGTGAGCGCCGCCAAGACCGACGACCGCCTCGTCATCCGCGTCTTTGAGACCATCTCCGACGTCAGCCACGAGCTGGGGGTGGACCCAGGGCTCACCAAGGACGGCGTCGAGGCCCACCTCCAGGAGCTCCTGGCCGAGCAGATCGAGGTCCTGGGCACCGGCTACCGCCTGGTGCGCCGCGAGTTTCCCACCGCCATCGGCCCGGTCGACATCATGGCCAAGGACGCCGAGGGCCGCTCCGTGGCCGTGGAGATCAAGCGCGTCGGCGGGATCGACGGCGTCGAGCAGCTCACCCGCTACCTCGAGCTCCTGGACCGCGACCCGCTGCTGGCCCCCGTCCAGGGCGTCTTCGCCGCCCAGACGATCAAGCCCCAGGCCCGCGTCCTGGCCGAGGACCGCGGCATCCGCTGCGTCACCCTCGACTACGATGCCATGCGCGGCATGGACGACCCGACCTCCCGCCTGTTCTGA
- a CDS encoding DNA glycosylase AlkZ-like family protein yields the protein MSLARIISQGLVPATAAPDAVTAVSRRLAIQGQQVSAVPHALLVRAPDATPSDVDAAFARGDLVRSWPMRGTVHITTAADHHWLRAVLMHRTDAWVRRSEADYGVDTALCERAAEVALDLIGDQGPLTRAVLLAAWQEAGLMEAFRGEDVSSYRRRHLLVRLQREGILVQGPRAGNEHLVVDARTLPDADSGPAGAGVAHGGAGHRAACAHIAYRYAAGHGPVSAEDLARWTTLPKTQAARALEDAVELGEEQDAASPDGAGELAGSRLPLVRAVAEAGARGSLRVLGPGESAPKAGLLYMRADLPDLLSAHRAAAQATHFLGSFDELHVGYKDRSCLTDDAGERLICPASNGMFRPILVDRGRLVAVRPVGEGLLWKGGAAPSARVERDVIRVVSRMEQRLAG from the coding sequence GTGAGCCTGGCCCGCATCATCTCCCAGGGCCTCGTCCCGGCCACCGCAGCGCCCGACGCCGTCACGGCAGTGTCCCGCCGGCTCGCCATCCAGGGCCAGCAGGTCTCCGCCGTCCCGCACGCCCTGCTCGTGCGCGCCCCGGACGCCACCCCGTCCGACGTCGATGCCGCCTTCGCGCGAGGCGACCTGGTGCGCTCCTGGCCCATGCGCGGCACCGTCCACATCACCACCGCCGCCGACCACCACTGGCTGCGGGCCGTCCTCATGCACCGCACGGACGCCTGGGTCCGGCGCAGCGAGGCGGACTACGGCGTCGATACCGCCCTGTGCGAGCGCGCCGCCGAGGTGGCCCTGGACCTCATCGGTGACCAGGGCCCGCTGACGCGCGCTGTGCTCCTGGCGGCCTGGCAGGAGGCCGGCCTCATGGAGGCCTTCCGCGGCGAGGACGTTTCCTCCTACCGGCGTCGTCACCTCCTCGTGCGACTCCAGCGCGAGGGAATCCTCGTTCAGGGGCCGCGGGCCGGCAACGAGCACCTCGTCGTGGACGCGCGTACCCTGCCCGACGCCGACTCCGGGCCCGCCGGCGCAGGCGTCGCCCACGGCGGGGCGGGCCACCGTGCCGCGTGCGCGCACATCGCCTACCGCTACGCGGCCGGCCACGGTCCGGTCAGCGCCGAGGACCTGGCTCGCTGGACCACGCTGCCCAAGACGCAGGCCGCCCGCGCCCTGGAGGACGCCGTCGAGCTGGGGGAGGAGCAGGACGCCGCCTCGCCCGATGGCGCCGGGGAGCTGGCCGGGAGCCGCCTCCCGCTCGTGCGGGCGGTCGCCGAGGCCGGGGCGCGCGGCAGCCTGCGCGTGCTCGGCCCCGGCGAGTCGGCCCCGAAGGCAGGCCTGCTCTACATGCGTGCCGACCTGCCCGATCTCCTGTCCGCCCACCGCGCCGCCGCGCAGGCCACGCACTTCCTGGGCTCCTTCGACGAGCTGCACGTGGGCTACAAGGACCGCTCCTGCCTGACCGACGACGCCGGCGAGCGCCTCATCTGCCCGGCGAGCAACGGCATGTTCCGCCCGATCCTGGTGGACCGCGGCCGACTCGTCGCCGTGCGGCCGGTCGGCGAGGGCCTGTTGTGGAAGGGCGGGGCGGCGCCGTCGGCCCGCGTGGAGCGCGACGTCATCCGGGTCGTGTCTCGCATGGAGCAGCGCCTGGCCGGGTGA
- a CDS encoding N-acetylglucosamine-6-phosphate deacetylase, whose protein sequence is MQVRALRGRVVTPDHIIDDGAVVLSGAHIAWVGAADQVTRAGFGDVVEQAQAAPEGGYLLPGLVDVHCHGGGGESFPNAETAEQAMVSVLEHRRFGTTSLVASCVTAAPDVLRARTRVLAGLCEDGELAGIHFEGPFVSVERCGAQDPTYIIDPDAALTRELIELGGGHVVTMTIAPEKPGITGDDGVNAALIEGGALPSFGHTDSEAAPVRAALADAATRIAERLEAGKAVRAPRSTATHLFNGMRPMHHRKPGPVPEFLAAAQRGECVLEMIGDGVHLNPAIVLDMFETLGRDNVVLVTDAMAAAGMADGDYVLGSQPVTVADGVARLTEGGAIAGGTAHLIDVVRTTWHGGVDLVDAVYAASVQGARILGDPSVGALRAGLWGDVVVTDADLRPVTVLRRGEVVGPAA, encoded by the coding sequence ATGCAGGTCCGCGCACTGCGGGGGCGCGTCGTCACCCCCGACCACATCATCGATGACGGGGCGGTAGTCCTGTCCGGAGCCCACATCGCGTGGGTCGGAGCGGCTGACCAGGTCACCAGAGCTGGCTTCGGAGACGTCGTCGAGCAGGCGCAGGCCGCACCCGAGGGAGGCTACCTCCTGCCGGGACTGGTGGACGTCCACTGCCACGGCGGCGGCGGTGAGTCCTTCCCCAACGCTGAGACCGCCGAGCAGGCGATGGTCTCCGTGCTCGAGCACCGCCGCTTCGGCACCACCTCACTCGTGGCCTCCTGCGTGACGGCCGCTCCCGACGTCCTGCGCGCGCGCACCCGGGTCCTGGCCGGGCTGTGCGAGGACGGCGAGCTCGCCGGCATCCACTTCGAGGGGCCCTTCGTCTCGGTCGAGCGCTGCGGCGCCCAGGACCCCACCTACATCATCGATCCCGACGCCGCCCTGACCCGTGAGCTCATCGAGCTCGGCGGCGGGCACGTCGTCACCATGACGATCGCCCCGGAGAAGCCCGGCATCACCGGCGATGACGGCGTCAACGCGGCCCTCATCGAGGGAGGGGCGCTACCCTCCTTCGGACACACCGACTCCGAGGCCGCCCCCGTGCGCGCCGCCCTGGCCGACGCCGCCACCCGCATCGCCGAGCGCCTCGAGGCCGGGAAGGCGGTTCGTGCCCCGCGTTCGACCGCCACCCACCTGTTCAACGGCATGCGTCCCATGCACCACCGCAAGCCCGGGCCCGTGCCCGAGTTCCTGGCGGCCGCCCAGCGCGGCGAGTGCGTCCTGGAGATGATCGGCGACGGCGTGCACCTGAACCCCGCCATCGTCCTGGACATGTTCGAGACCCTGGGGCGCGACAACGTCGTCCTGGTCACCGACGCCATGGCCGCGGCCGGCATGGCCGACGGTGACTACGTGCTCGGCTCCCAGCCGGTCACCGTGGCCGACGGCGTCGCCCGCCTCACCGAGGGCGGCGCGATCGCCGGGGGAACCGCCCACCTCATCGACGTCGTGCGCACCACCTGGCACGGGGGAGTCGACCTGGTCGACGCCGTCTACGCCGCCAGCGTCCAGGGCGCGCGGATCCTCGGCGACCCATCCGTGGGAGCACTGCGGGCGGGGCTGTGGGGTGACGTCGTCGTCACCGACGCGGACCTGCGGCCCGTCACCGTGCTGCGCCGCGGTGAGGTGGTGGGGCCCGCCGCCTGA
- a CDS encoding mycothiol transferase, which translates to MTTLEMLIDVLSRSRERFDRAFDGVTLEQANTRPAPDLAPRIDSLTWLAWHTARELDIQVAPLAGVEPVWVTGGHRERFALPLPDDTEDWHHTPEQAAQVVVGDLSILFAYLDDAYALVYSYLRSLTPESLDDVVDESWDPPVTRGVRLASVIDDSAQHSGQAVYTRRLLGLPG; encoded by the coding sequence ATGACGACTCTTGAGATGCTCATTGACGTCCTGTCCCGGTCCCGCGAGCGCTTCGACCGCGCCTTCGACGGCGTCACGCTGGAGCAGGCCAACACCCGGCCCGCCCCGGACCTGGCGCCCCGCATCGACTCCCTGACCTGGCTGGCCTGGCACACCGCTCGTGAGCTCGACATCCAGGTCGCGCCCCTGGCGGGCGTCGAGCCCGTCTGGGTCACCGGCGGCCACCGGGAACGCTTCGCCCTGCCCCTGCCCGACGACACCGAGGACTGGCACCACACGCCCGAGCAGGCCGCCCAGGTCGTCGTCGGCGATCTCAGCATCCTTTTCGCCTACCTGGATGACGCCTACGCCCTGGTGTACAGCTACCTGCGTTCCCTCACGCCGGAGTCGCTCGACGACGTCGTCGACGAGTCCTGGGACCCGCCCGTCACCCGGGGCGTGCGCTTGGCCTCGGTGATCGACGACTCCGCCCAGCACTCCGGACAGGCCGTCTACACCCGCCGCCTCCTGGGCCTGCCGGGCTAG
- a CDS encoding transposase: protein MPAAKYSEEFKAQVVREVVEKERTIASVAASYDLVAQTVGNWVARYKKEHATDQDCKKASESTEIAKLRAEVRELRQENEFLKKAAAFFAKERP, encoded by the coding sequence ATGCCAGCAGCGAAATACTCGGAGGAGTTCAAGGCGCAGGTCGTGCGTGAAGTCGTCGAGAAGGAACGCACGATAGCGTCAGTGGCCGCCTCATACGACCTTGTTGCCCAAACGGTAGGTAACTGGGTCGCAAGATACAAGAAGGAGCACGCCACCGACCAGGACTGCAAGAAGGCCTCCGAGTCGACTGAGATAGCGAAACTGAGAGCGGAGGTCCGTGAGCTGCGTCAGGAGAATGAGTTCCTGAAAAAAGCAGCCGCCTTCTTCGCCAAGGAACGACCGTGA